One genomic window of Motacilla alba alba isolate MOTALB_02 chromosome 3, Motacilla_alba_V1.0_pri, whole genome shotgun sequence includes the following:
- the EIF4A3 gene encoding eukaryotic initiation factor 4A-III, giving the protein MAGSAGSAGGSARKRLMKEEDMTKVEFETSEEVDVTPTFDTMGLREDLLRGIYAYGFEKPSAIQQRAIKQIIKGRDVIAQSQSGTGKTATFSISVLQCLDIQVRETQALILAPTRELAVQIQKGLLALGDYMNVQCHACIGGTNVGEDIRKLDYGQHVVAGTPGRVFDMIRRRSLRTRAIKMLVLDEADEMLNKGFKEQIYDVYRYLPPATQVVLISATLPHEILEMTNKFMTDPIRILVKRDELTLEGIKQFFVAVEREEWKFDTLCDLYDTLTITQAVIFCNTKRKVDWLTEKMREANFTVSSMHGDMPQKERESIMKEFRSGASRVLISTDVWARGLDVPQVSLIINYDLPNNRELYIHRIGRSGRYGRKGVAINFVKNDDIRILRDIEQYYSTQIDEMPMNVADLI; this is encoded by the exons aTGGCGGGGTCGGCGGGGTCCGCGGGCGGCTCGGCGCGGAAGCGCCTCATGAAGGAGGAGGACATGACCAAGGTGGAGTTCGAGACGAGCGAGGAGGTGGACGTGACGCCCACCTTCGACACCATGGGCCTGCGGGAGGACCTGCTGCGCGGCATCTACGCCTACG GGTTCGAGAAGCCGTCGGCCATCCAGCAGCGAGCCATCAAGCAGATCATCAAGGGCAGGGACGTGATCGCCCA GTCACAGTCGGGAACAGGGAAGACAGCAACATTCTCCATATCTGTTCTACAATGCCTGGATATACAG GTTCGCGAGACCCAAGCCTTGATCCTGGCACCGACTCgggagctggctgtgcagaTCCAGAAG GGGCTTCTGGCCCTGGGAGACTACATGAATGTGCAGTGCCACGCCTGCATCGGGGGCACCAACGTGGGTGAAGATATCCGCAAACTGGATTACGGGCAGCACGTGGTGGCTGGCACTCCAGGGCGCGTGTTCG ATATGATTCGTCGCAGAAGTCTAAGAACTCGTGCCATCAAAATGCTGGTTTTGGATGAAGCAGATGAAATGCTCAATAAAG GCTTCAAGGAGCAGATTTATGATGTGTACAGATACCTGCCTCCGGCCACACAGGTGGTTCTGATCAGCGCCACTTTGCCGCATGAAATCTTGGAAATGACCAACAAATTCATGACAGACCCCATCCGCATCCTGGTGAAACG TGATGAGTTGACCCTCGAAGGAATCAAGCAGTTTTTCGTGGCTGTGGAGAGGGAAGAGTGGAAGTTTGATACCTTGTGTGATCTCTATGACACGCTGACCATCACCCAGGCTGTCATCTTTTGTAACACCAAGAGAAAG GTCGACTGGCTCACAGAGAAGATGAGGGAAGCCAACTTCACCGTTTCCTCCATGCACGGGGACATGCCCCAAAAGGAGAGAGAGTCCATCATGAAAGAGTTCAGATCTGGTGCAAG TCGAGTTCTTATTTCCACAGACGTTTGGGCTCGAGGCCTGGATGTGCCTCAGGTGTCGCTGATCATTAACTACGACCTGCCCAACAACAGAGAACTCTACATACACAG AATCGGCCGCTCGGGCAGGTACGGCCGGAAAGGCGTCGCCATCAACTTTGTGAAGAACGACGACATCCGTATCCTGCGGGACATCGAGCAGTACTATTCCACCCAGATCGACGAGATGCCCATGAACG TTGCTGATCTGATCTGA